One genomic window of Cercospora beticola chromosome 5, complete sequence includes the following:
- a CDS encoding uncharacterized protein (antiSMASH:Cluster_13), producing the protein MEGTAKGNEDLKAQGVVEAARDPNSSVNAADAEKALKDHAQAGGAAAFEFNPDASPEEKAAQAKARAGPRIHRKHQSAALVTDTDDGYENPDLPPPSKEGAISTIQDPAVDAPNGQVNGEDDQYAKVGWAPRFGNPGDNEDEDDTRDHQTFLEGKIDDKFFGDWYHNAGLIIFACLSSWTIAVLGGGLGWIFILMTVCATYYRTSLRRVRRNFRDDMVRQLAKNRLETDVESLEWINNFMSKFWPIYAPILCASIVASVDQVLSTSTPAFLDSMRMKFFTLGTKPPRLEHVKTYPREEDDVVIMDWKFSFTPNDISDLTTRQVKNKVNPKVVLEVRVGKAMISKGLDVIVEDMACAGIMRVKMKLMLSFPFVEKVEICFLERPMIDYVCKPLGGDMLGFDINFVPGLESFIQEQIHANLGPMMYAPNVFPIELAKMLAGTPVDQAIGVLQVTFHGAQGLKNPDKFSGTPDPYATVSIDNREVLSKTKTVESNASPRWNETVNIILTSLREPLTLGIFDYNEFRKDKELGIATFDLEQLNNETEFINQDLEVIANGRPRGRVQCDIKFFPVMEGQKLDDGTELPPPESLTGIAKFTVEQAKDLDGSKSLIGQLNPYAVLLLNGKEVQISQKLKRTNNPIWPNATKEMLITDRKKAKLGLIIKDDRDLAADPILATYQIKLDDMLTLTNKGQEWYNLAGAKTGRAKMRLQWKPVALKGGSAGGNGYIDPIGVMRFHFQNAQGLKNLDTVGKSDPYARVLLSGIQKGRTVTFKNNLNPEWDEVFYVPVHSTREKLVVEVMDEENVGKDQTMGQMEIETSDYIRQTETGEYAVHDSKNEVISAPLRIGHSQPKGTLNFTVAFYPTLNVADPEEEEPVDGENGVNGERKSTDAGSTDGSATKVKSGASSEMREALAQNENEQTETEEVKQIEVPKIKIGVDDLVNYESGLVVFTIHESELAHTGCYLQVLMDDMKYPAWQSHKVKTKHHSFNETGDAMVRELDLSRITLRLVQDLDIKHDKDDDIKAKVSGPTIDTLKRSLYTPQIIALKDEHGHESRIKVSMRYLPVKMQLDPSESFNNQGNLRVEVLDAADLPAADRNGLSDPFCKFVLNGKEVYKTEKQKKTLHPAWNEYFEVPVISRTAAKFQVDVYDWDFGDKDDFLGAAKIDLNVLQPFQAQEVSLPLDGKSGAIRLKMLFKPDYITRSRQGSSTFSGTFAAPGKIIGAPVKGVGKVGSAVGGGIFRGATFVGRGFKRRTVSGEKDVSEEPTGELRPTSMESQPDAASRPTTAANGGYANGSAIDAASGKDSLQAPRTPASHQRQASFGAQSISPANGEVGTAKISIVSASGFPEDTKLEVHVYQGSKEIIKTKAIKAKTGEASWEDKEKTIECNAASPFKIEVKNDKVFNDEKLGENTFFINDSASGGEREVRCGAGVVVIRTSFIPADAGSVAYSHLSPTGKKGLGKLLGRSSTRERSVTPSG; encoded by the exons ATGGAGGGCACTGCGAAAGGCAACGAGGATCTCAAGGCGCAAGGCGTCGTGgaagcagctcgagatcCTAACAGCAGCGTAAACGCTGCAGACGCGGAGAAGGCCCTCAAGGACCACGCGCAGGCTGGAGGCGCCGCTGCTTTCGAATTCAATCCCGATGCGAGCccggaggagaaggctgctcAGGCCAAGGCA CGAGCAGGACCACGTATACATCGAAAGCACCAAAGTGCTGCCTTAGTGACCGACACCGATGATGGCTACGAGAACCCCGACCTTCCACCGCCGAGCAAAGAAGGCGCCATCTCAACAATACAGGATCCCGCTGTCGATGCTCCCAATGGGCAGGTGAATGGAGAGGATGATCAATATGCTAAAGTGGGATGGGCGCCGCGTTTTGGCAACCCGGGAGAcaacgaggatgaagatgatacGCGAGATCACCAGACATTCTTGGAAGGCAAAATTGACGACAAGTTCTTTGGCGATTGGTATCACAATGCCGGGTTGATCATCTTTGCATGCCTCAGCTCGTGGACAATTGCAGTGCTGGGTGGAGGTCTCGGCTGGATCTTCATTCTCATGACAGTCTGCGCTACTTACTACAGAACTTCACTGCGGAGGGTGCGACGGAACTTCAGAGACGACATGGTCCGACAATTGGCGAAGAACAGGCTGGAGACAGACGTGGAATCGCTGGAATGGATCAATAATTTCATGTCCAAGTTCTGGCCCATCTACGCGCCGATCCTCTGTGCAAGCATTGTCGCATCCGTCGATCAGGTCCTCAGCACATCGACTCCCGCTTTCTTGGACAGCATGCGAATGAAGTTCTTCACACTCGGAACGAAGCCTCCTAGGCTTGAGCACGTCAAGACATATCCACGCGAGGAGGACGACGTTGTCATTATGGACTGGAAGTTCAGCTTCACACCAAACGACATCTCTGATTTGACGACGCGTCAAGTCAAGAACAAGGTCAACCCCAAAGTTGTCCTGGAAGTGCGAGTTGGCAAGGCCATGATCTCAAAGGGCCTGGACGTGATTGTGGAAGACATGGCATGTGCAGGTATCATGCGTGTGAAGATGAAGCTGATGTTGTCTTTCCCGTTTGTCGAGAAGGTTGAGATTTGCTTCCTGGAAAGGCCCATGATCGACTATGTGTGCAAGCCGCTCGGCGGCGACATGCTTGGATTCGACATCAACTTCGTACCAGGCTTGGAAAGCTTTATTCAGGAACAGATTCATGCCAATTTGGGGCCAATGATGTACGCACCGAACGTGTTCCCCATTGAACTCGCCAAAATGCTCGCTGGAACACCTGTCGATCAAGCCATTGGTGTTCTTCAGGTCACTTTCCACGGCGCTCAGGGCCTCAAGAATCCCGACAAGTTCTCTGGCACGCCAGATCCATATGCTACTGTATCGATCGACAACCGAGAAGTTCtcagcaagaccaagaccGTGGAAAGCAATGCTAGCCCAAGATGGAATGAGACTGTGAACATTATCTTGACGAGCCTTAGAGAGCCTCTCACACTCGGAATCTTCGACTACAACGAATTCCGCAAGGACAAGGAATTGGGTATTGCAACATTTGACCTGGAACAACTCAATAACGAAACCGAATTCATCAATCAAGACCTCGAGGTCATCGCGAACGGCAGGCCGCGTGGACGCGTGCAATGTGACATCAAGTTCTTCCCAGTCATGGAAGGACAGAAGCTTGATGACGGCACCGAACTCCCACCGCCAGAGAGCCTCACTGGCATTGCCAAATTCACCGTCGAACAAGCAAAGGATCTCGATGGCAGCAAGTCACTTATCGGTCAGCTCAACCCATACGCCGTACTCCTTCTTAACGGCAAGGAAGTGCAGATTTCGCAGAAGTTGAAGCGCACTAACAATCCCATCTGGCCAAACGCGACCAAGGAAATGCTCATCACTGACCGTAAGAAGGCCAAGTTAGGGCTGATCATCAAAGATGACCGTGATCTGGCCGCTGATCCAATCCTTGCAACCTACCAAATCAAGCTTGATGACATGCTCACCCTCACCAACAAAGGTCAAGAGTGGTACAATTTGGCTGGAGCCAAGACGGGTCGCGCGAAGATGAGATTGCAGTGGAAGCCAGTGGCCTTGAAGGGCGGCTCTGCTGGTGGCAACGGCTACATTGATCCCATCGGTGTGATGCGCTTCCACTTCCAGAACGCGCAAGGTCTCAAGAACCTCGACACAGTCGGCAAATCTGATCCGTACGCGCGAGTTCTGCTGTCTGGCATCCAGAAGGGTCGGACTGTCACGTTCAAGAACAACCTCAACCCTGAGTGGGACGAGGTGTTCTACGTGCCGGTCCACTCCACTCGCGAGAAACTCGTCGTCGAAGTCATGGACGAAGAGAATGTCGGGAAAGACCAGACCATGGGACAGATGGAGATTGAGACCTCTGACTACATCCGCCAAACTGAAACTGGCGAGTACGCCGTCCATGACAGCAAGAACGAAGTCATATCTGCACCACTCCGCATCGGCCACAGTCAACCAAAGGGCACTTTGAACTTCACTGTTGCATTCTATCCAACACTGAATGTGGCTGacccagaagaagaagagccagTTGATGGAGAGAACGGCGTCAACGGCGAACGAAAGAGCACCGACGCGGGCAGCACCGACGGCAGCGCTACGAAGGTCAAATCAGGAGCGAGCTCCGAAATGCGCGAGGCCCTTGCACAAAACGAGAATGAGCAAACTGAAACTGAAGAAGTTAAGCAGATAGAAGTGCCGAAGATCAAGATTGGCGTTGACGATCTTGTCAACTATG AATCTGGACTTGTCGTGTTCACCATCCACGAGAGCGAGCTTGCACACACCGGTTGCTATCTTCAAGTCTTGATGGACGACATGAAGTACCCTGCATGGCAGAGCCACAAAGTGAAGACCAAACACCACTCGTTCAATGAGACTGGAGATGCCATGGTCCGAGAGCTAGATCTCTCTCGCATCACGCTACGGCTTGTTCAGGACCTTGACATCAAGCACGACAAGGACGATGATATCAAGGCAAAGGTATCAGGACCCACGATTGATACTCTCAAGAGAAGTCTGTACACACCTCAGATCATCGCTTTGAAGGACGAGCACGGCCATGAAAGCAGGATCAAGGTCTCGATGAGATATCTGCCCGTCAAGATGCAGCTCGACCCTAGCGAGTCGTTCAACAATCAAGGCAACCTTCGCGTTGAAGTCCTCGACGCTGCCGACCTTCCGGCCGCTGACCGCAACGGCCTATCGGATCCGTTCTGCAAATTCGTACTCAATGGCAAGGAAGTCTACAAgacggagaagcagaagaagacacTACACCCGGCTTGGAACGAATACTTCGAGGTTCCTGTCATCAGCAGAACAGCGGCAAAATTCCAGGTCGACGTTTACGACTGGGACTTCGGTGACAAGGACGACTTCCTCGGCGCCGCGAAGATCGATCTGAATGTGCTCCAGCCATTCCAGGCGCAAGAAGTGTCCCTCCCACTCGACGGGAAGAGCGGTGCGATCAGATTGAAGATGCTCTTCAAACCTGATTATATCACAAGGTCACGACAAGGATCTTCTACGTTTAGCGGTACTTTCGCTGCACCCGGGAAAATCATTGGCGCGCCCGTCAAAGGCGTTGGCAAAGTTGGTAGTGCAGTCGGCGGAGGTATATTCCGTGGCGCAACGTTCGTGGGTCGCGGATTCAAGCGCAGAACCGTCAGCGGGGAGAAGGATGTGTCGGAAGAGCCAACAGGTGAGCTCCGCCCGACCAGCATGGAGTCACAACCCGACGCTGCCAGCAGACCGACCACTGCTGCAAACGGCGGCTACGCCAACGGTAGTGCAATTGATGCCGCTTCTGGTAAAGATTCGCTGCAAGCACCACGCACACCCGCTAGTCATCAGCGACAGGCAAGCTTCGGAGCTCAGTCCATCAGCCCAGCTAATGGGGAGGTTGGAACTGCCAAGATCAGCATCGTCAGTGCTTCTGGTTTCCCTGAGGACACCAAGCTTGAGGTGCATGTCTACCAAGGAAGCAAAGAGATCATCAAGACCAAGGCCATCAAGGCGAAGACTGGTGAGGCTTCGTGGGAAGACAAGGAAAAGACGATCGAATGCAACGCCGCGTCTCCTTTCAAGATCGAAGTGAAGAATGATAAGGTTTTCAACGACGAGAAGCTCGGTGAGAACACATTCTTCATCAATGACTCAGCCAGCGGTGGCGAGCGCGAAGTGAGATGTGGTGCAGGCGTCGTGGTCATCCGAACATCATTCATCCCGGCCGATGCTGGTTCAGTGGCGTACAGCCACCTGTCGCCAACGGGCAAAAAGGGTCTTGGCAAACTCCTCGGTCGTTCGTCGACACGCGAGCGTAGCGTCACGCCTTCGGGATAG
- a CDS encoding uncharacterized protein (antiSMASH:Cluster_13): MAATTAAQKLWSCSDLDCTSEQTSLPRATHGRKVISDFFGRNKAATKAIPDDVWRWQCRKGYQRAKYNADKNGAEGHRRFFLSHLHHQMLRIKLWRPECTFVVQLSQPAQERLARYHTALRHSGNDPAAALAAIAQPAKVGRAEKNLLLTLANAVKPAHADHIDTHFVGPARSVDFVIDNILPWINGEFNNGSMSQMPPVEFLINDPRQGETVNDAGGNFAAWAASQANQAPTGAAPRPSRKRRASDDEDDITTPAPPKKLPRLKALHGPRPPKPTASPSGRRNIFASGRDTTPFSPLPRQYTTAETDAADALLLLRHGPITPKPSRRGSSKITIASLLNPAPTEPSLPTPPADRSLKKREDAVARLPLFVNSPPLPKPKTGAAGLPLFVPAVILPSIEKDDKPEVSSNIRDAVTGAERADESTTDFDDDADMTDDDEEVEIDETDDEDDGDSETRGPIMAGGKVYASAKR, encoded by the exons AtggccgccaccaccgccgcccagaAGCTCTGGTCTTGCTCCGACCTCGACTGCACCAGTGAGCAGACCTCCCTCCCCCGCGCCACACATGGCCGAAAGGTCATCTCCGATTTTTTTGGCCGCAACAAAGCGGCCACAAAGGCCATCCCAGACGATGTCTGGCGCTGGCAGTGCCGGAAGGGCTACCAG CGAGCAAAGTACAATGCCGACAAGAATGGCGCGGAGGGCCATCGCCGGTTTTTTCTgagccacctccaccaccagatGCTCCGCATCAAACTTTGGCGGCCAGAGTGCACCTTCGTGGTGCAGCTCAGCCAGCCGGCTCAGGAGAGACTGGCGAGGTACCACACCGCTCTCCGCCATTCTGGCAACGACCCTGCCGCCGCGCTCGCCGCAATCGCCCAACCGGCCAAAGTCGGCCGCGCCGAGAAGaacctcctcctcacccTCGCCAACGCCGTGAAGCCCGCCCACGCCGACCACATCGACACCCACTTTGTCGGCCCTGCTCGCTCTGTCGACTTCGTAATCGACAACATCCTGCCGTGGATCAACGGTGAGTtcaacaatggcagcatGTCGCAAATGCCGCCCGTTGAATTCCTCATCAACGATCCACGGCAGGGTGAGACGGTGAACGATGCTGGGGGCAACTTCGCGGCGTGGGCGGCATCGCAGGCCAACCAGGCTCCAACCGGCGCGGCGCCTCGGCCAAGCAGAAAGCGCAGAgcaagcgacgacgaggacgacatcaCCACCCCGGCACCACCAAAGAAGCTGCCACGTCTCAAGGCTCTCCACGGCCCACGGCCACCCAAGCCAACAGCTTCGCCCTCCGGTCGCCGCAACATTTTCGCATCTGGCAGAGACACCACACCATTCTCCCCCCTTCCTCGCCAGTACACGACCGCCGAGACCGATGCCGCCGATGCCCTCCTCTTGCTCCGCCATGGCCCTATCACACCAAAACCATCCCgccgcggcagcagcaagatcacGATTGCGTCTCTCCTCAATCCAGCACCTACTGAGCCATCGCTTCCCACTCCACCAGCAGATCGCAGCCTCAAGAAGCGAGAAGATGCCGTCGCCCGCTTGCCGCTCTTTGTCAACTCACCACCACTTCCGAAGCCCAAGACTGGCGCTGCAGGCCTACCACTTTTCGTCCCAGCGGTCATCTTGCCATCCATCGAGAAAGACGATAAGCCAGAGGTTTCTTCAAACATAAGAGATGCGGTTACAGGCGCAGAGCGAGCAGACGAGAGCACGACAGATTTCGACGATGATGCAGATATgacagacgatgatgaggaggttgAGATTGACGAgactgacgatgaggacgatggtGACAGCGAGACGAGAGGCCCAATCATGGCAGGTGGCAAAGTCTACGCTTCCGCAAAGCGCTGA
- a CDS encoding uncharacterized protein (antiSMASH:Cluster_13), translating into MSNRAVTILGGTVLAGAGYYLYTAGGDPKVAQKQVEADAAKASREVKSHLPGSPKEAKKDAELYGEQAQSKFNQLVRDGKQEASKVDAKLEEYRKDAQSTLNSAAKDAQANANKAIDQFDQKVTEGASKAKSGISSWFGGK; encoded by the exons ATGTCCAACCGCGCTGTCACCATCCTCGGAGGCACTGTCCTCGCAGGAGCTGGCTACTACCTGTACACCGCTGGCGGTGACCCAAAGGTTGCACAGAAGCAAGTCGAAG CCGACGCCGCAAAGGCTTCTCGCGAAGTAAAGTCGCATCTGCCTGGCTCGCCCaaggaagcgaagaaggatgCAGAGCTCTACGGTGAGCAAGCCCAGAGCAAGTTCAACCAGCTCGTCCGAGACGGCAAGCAAGAGGCGTCAAAGGTGGAcgcgaagctggaagaatACCGCAAAGATGCCCAGAGCACGCTGAACAGCGCAGCCAAGGACGCGCAGGCGAACGCGAACAAGGCGATCGACCAGTTCGATCAGAAGGTTACCGAG GGCGCCAGCAAGGCCAAGAGCGGTATCTCGAGCTGGTTCGGTGGCAAGTAA
- a CDS encoding uncharacterized protein (antiSMASH:Cluster_13) — MSETSHSSLARLPSPTRIKAEHHIVLVDRTIARQSSNQPSDAEVSDSEGSNATPNPGSLYKRMTNTSTGLRQTARNTYNKQKYAKYGQDRYHVEEPAHEPIDETNAPVVPESVQQASARQRSYLDRAQSTLQAKRDQLLKRKKTLGKRDEQDTVIDVLYENQRGMFLFGIPKYSSASLLPSDPKPWQNGQFRTAAVDIRNAQVPDPSWEWTWKSWYVDMSRDVDEEGWEYSFAFVGKKGQKFAWHGNHPWFHSFVRRRRWLRMRRRKDTVHRTQERAHEFTSDYFTIHPKTVRDDRDRTSTLVQTRAKLEPVLDVDKMEVFTIADLFLALRKSTVDREKIGAIKRFTDGGGDELYYLSESMEDIMKSLFFQSSRRQLLDDLIARHDQLRNEQQELESHDHHDEDEKQQEHDRKSRHAANLHKAIHAAEQQVKKLEYWSDIKNFTNTDAKEEAHDEPRFKNKQRASEGAPKLPSRTVSSNSISYDDLDSATPSQHKDVWFETSSRLTRSSKGKESSGDTTEPDRFVTAPENPPDGDKSSQNTNASKGKGRSPAVALDGVAEEIEAEAEEARDAVDAQLISRATGSKHKGQRRSVQIVEPIAIDNSLNGDQYDSGEKKDQRVGSPIDREAAKTPDSVRKFMVEMRKPKNWIDQAFG, encoded by the exons ATGTCCGAAACTTCTCATTCCTCCCTCGCCCGCCTGCCCAGTCCGACGCGGATCAAGGCTGAACACCACATTGTCCTCGTGGACCGCACTATCGCTCGACAATCCTCAAATCAACCCTCAGATGCTGAAGTCAGTGATAGTGAGGGCTCCAATGCCACACCGAACCCAGGCTCCCTGTACAAACGCATGACCAATACCTCGACCGGCCTCCGACAGACAGCTCGCAATACATACAACAAGCAGAAATACGCAAAGTATGGACAGGACCGGTATCATGTCGAGGAACCCGCGCACGAGCCGATCGATGAAACAAATGCCCCAGTCGTGCCCGAATCCGTTCAACAAGCGAGCGCGAGGCAGCGGAGTTACCTGGATCGCGCTCAGTCTACCTTGCAGGCGAAGAGAGATCAGCTGctgaagcgcaagaagacaCTCGGAAAGAGGGATGAGCAGGACACGGTCATTGATGTTCTGTACGAGAACCAGCGCGGCATGTTTCTTTTCGGCATACCAAagtactcttcggcttcactGCTGCCTAGTGATCCAAAGCCATGGCAAAACGGACAGTTCCGTACTGCGGCTGTCGATATTCGCAATGCTCAAGTGCCGGATCCGAGCTGGGAGTGGACGTGGAAGAGCTGGTACGTGGACATGAGCCGTGACGTGGACGAAGAGGGGTGGGAGTACAGCTTCGCGTTCGTCGGCAAGAAGGGACAAAAGTTTGCATGGCACGGCAACCATCCTTGGTTTCACAGTTTCGTGCGTCGAAGGCGCtggctgaggatgaggaggcgaAAGGACACCGTGCACCGTACGCAGGAAAGAGCTCACGAGTTCACATCGGACTACTTCACCATCCACCCAAAGACTGTGCGTGATGATCGGGATCGGACAAGCACTCTTGTACAGACCAGGGCAAAGCTCGAGCCCGTTCTCGATGTCGACAAGATGGAAGTATTCACAATCGCAGATCTATTCCTTGCTCTTCGCAAGTCGACTGTAGATCGGGAGAAGATTGGTGCTATCAAGAGATTCACAGATGGGGGCGGTGATGAGCTGTACTACTTGAGCGAGTCAATGGAGGACATCATGAAGAGTCTGTTCTTCCAATCATCCCGCCGACAGTTGCTAGATGACCTGATCGCGCGACATGACCAGCTGCGAAATGAGCAGCAGGAACTTGAGTCTCATGACCAccatgacgaagatgagaagcagcaggaacACGATCGCAAATCGAGGCATGCTGCGAATCTACATAAAGCCATACATGCTGCTGAGCAACAAGTGAAGAAGCTAGAATACTGGAGCGACATCAAGAACTTTACCAACACCGATGCAAAAGAGGAAGCACACGATGAGCCGCGTTTTAAAAACAAGCAGCGAGCAAGCGAGGGCGCTCCAAAATTACCGTCACGTACTGTGAGCAGCAACTCGATCTCCTACGATGATCTGGACTCTGCCACGCCCAGCCAGCACAAAGATGTGTGGTTCGAAACTTCATCGAGGCTCACGAGGAGCTCAAAGGGTAAAGAAAGCAGTGGGGATACTACAGAACCCGATCGCTTCGTGACCGCACCAGAAAATCCGCCCGATGGCGATAAATCGTCACAAAACACAAACGCTTCCAAAGGCAAAGGCAGATCACCCGCGGTCGCTCTTGATGGCGTCGCCGAAGagatcgaagccgaagccgagGAGGCTCGCGATGCAGTTGATGCACAACTGATCTCTCGGGCTACAGGATCGAAGCACAAGGGCCAGCGACGCAGTGTGCAAATTGTCGAACCGATCGCGATTGATAACTCTCTCA ACGGCGACCAATACGACAGCGGAGAGAAAAAGGACCAGCGCGTGGGGTCGCCGATTGATAGAGAGGCCGCGAAGACACCTGACAGTGTGAGGAAGTTTATGGTGGAAATGCGGAAGCCCAAGAACTGGATTGACCAGGCTTTTGGGTGA
- a CDS encoding uncharacterized protein (antiSMASH:Cluster_13), producing the protein MARAIRFTLAATAASMLLLIGWIATGRRAPALDFNAFNQVENTTDCAFLDDVREALSLPPTIQYARRVIRSRSVNNPINSQGSPIKVDTRLIPAFGSVRFDHEDCHLKKAASESGGEPAMVEYNEPSFGDIDTSRLLLGASTSLHRFEKVIPQLARWLANTKASLVVNIRDHKDPAKMERVQMLAEAAGIDAVLLHEKVGSAGNGDDHAQQNFAVIKCLHRRRELHHKWFAVIDEDTFFPSLPAVLHALQPYDSSKPWYIGSMSEDWSQIAQKHGYMAYGGAGIFFSGPLLDVLHENFDACVKNGFGGDELYKFCIYSHTSPPVQLTLLSGLHQLDFHMDASGWYEAVPRPLLSLHHYNSWHLYPVEYGHLVADICGSECFLQRYRFEENVVLTNGYSVAQYPAGADHLDLARVEGTFEHDDEQFLFSLGAVRPKLSIKEKISWRLEYAQKTASGDVRQFYIRRKGHNMTDHDRLKTDVESVLELEWKR; encoded by the coding sequence ATGGCACGCGCGATCCGCTTTACTCTGGCTGCGACGGCGGCGTCCATGCTCTTACTGATAGGGTGGATCGCAACTGGACGACGGGCGCCGGCACTGGATTTCAACGCTTTCAATCAAGTCGAGAATACAACTGATTGCGCGTTCCTCGACGATGTGCGCGAAGCACTGAGCCTTCCTCCCACGATTCAATATGCGCGGCGCGTGATTCGATCTCGATCTGTCAACAACCCTATCAACAGCCAAGGATCACCTATCAAAGTCGATACGAGGCTGATCCCAGCCTTTGGATCTGTTCGATTTGATCATGAAGACTGCCACTTGAAAAAAGCTGCTTCGGAGAGCGGAGGCGAGCCGGCAATGGTGGAGTACAACGAACCCTCCTTCGGAGACATCGATACTTCACGCTTGCTTCTCGGAGCGTCGACATCACTACATCGATTTGAGAAAGTTATACCGCAGTTGGCTCGTTGGCTAGCCAATACCAAGGCGTCTTTGGTTGTCAACATCAGAGACCATAAAGACCCAGCGAAGATGGAAAGGGTTCAGATGCTTGCTGAAGCGGCTGGGATCGACGCTGTGCTGCTGCATGAAAAGGTGGGCAGCGCAGGAAATGGTGACGATCATGCGCAACAAAATTTCGCCGTCATAAAATGTCTTCACCGGCGTCGAGAGTTGCATCACAAGTGGTTCGCAGTCATCGATGAGGACACATTTTTCCCATCCTTGCCCGCAGTCCTCCACGCTTTGCAGCCCTACGATTCCTCGAAACCCTGGTATATTGGATCGATGTCAGAAGACTGGTCTCAGATTGCGCAGAAACACGGCTACATGGCTTACGGTGGTGCTggtatcttcttctccggaCCGTTACTCGATGTACTTCACGAGAACTTCGATGCTTGCGTCAAGAATGGCTTTGGAGGAGACGAGCTCTACAAATTCTGTATATACAGCCACACCTCGCCTCCTGTTCAGCTGACTCTCCTCTCCGGATTGCATCAACTGGACTTCCATATGGATGCAAGTGGGTGGTACGAGGCCGTACCAAGACCCTTACTCAGCTTGCACCACTACAATAGCTGGCACCTCTACCCGGTTGAGTATGGACACCTCGTGGCGGACATTTGTGGATCCGAATGCTTTCTTCAGCGTTACCGTTTTGAGGAGAATGTTGTCCTTACAAATGGGTACAGCGTCGCACAGTATCCCGCAGGTGCCGATCATCTTGACCTCGCTCGCGTCGAAGGCACTTTCGAACACGATGATGAGCAGTTCTTGTTCAGTCTAGGCGCAGTCCGACCGAAACTCTCCATCAAAGAAAAGATCAGCTGGCGACTTGAATACGCTCAGAAAACGGCGTCTGGCGACGTCCGTCAATTTTACATCAGACGCAAAGGCCACAATATGACCGATCATGACAGACTGAAGACTGATGTCGAGAGTGTTCTGGAGCTGGAATGGAAGCGATGA